The Glycine soja cultivar W05 chromosome 19, ASM419377v2, whole genome shotgun sequence genomic sequence tggaGATAATATACCCATAGTGGAgagtatcattttttttcttcccaaagtatagtgataaaaaaaaatggaaaaaaatgagGAGGATTTTTCTCTAAAATCCTGTAGAGTCTACACAGAAGTAAATCACAAGTGGTCCATATGATCAATGATGGAAATAACCTTCCCTCTGAAATCTCTAGCCAAATTTAAATATACAACTTGAAAGGTTTGTTCCCATAACCACCATctttgttttctattatttttatttttaagttaccTCTTTTCTCTGTTGTACTTTAGGAAATGCTAAAGGGATATTAACTACCATGAATTACAGTGAAAGGAAGTCgatcaatataatataatctatCTGCTAGTGCTTTTTGTCAATTATTAACTAGTTATTTTTCCACGAAAGTGTGTGTGTTCGCACTCAGATTTACTTATGTTCACCCATACACAGCACACAAAAAAATCTTGAAATTGGTTTTGAATTGAACCCATCTAAGATCATATCTATAATctattgatgatgaagatgccatAATAGGTTTCTTTTAGGTCCCAAAATTGATATCTTTACGACTTTACCGACactgatatattttattttatactcctCAGCTTCACAATTTACATCCGGTCAACTCATTCTTATGATCCTTTAAATGGATGCTCAGAAGCCAAAAATGAACAATAAAATCATTGTCTTTTGACGGTTAGGGACAGCAAGTGTAAGGATCACAAATAATTGTCGAGCATTAATCCATTATCCATCCCATATATTAAAGCAGCCTATAAACAAGCTTAAACGCACCAATAATCGTGTCCCCGATCAAGTGTAACTTTCTCACCATTAGTAATGGTAGAATGAGAGTAAGGAATGGGAATCTTGACATAGGTAATAGACTAATAGTAGTACTACAGAGTACAGACCATGACCATCAAAGAAGTACAAGCTATACGTACGTATATGCAACCACAACAACAACCCACTTTGGGAAAGCGACAATCTTTTATCAGTCACAAGTACAATAGCCCTTCATTTTCTCGATTCTTCGTGCCTCTACACGTCTAATAATTTATACGAGAGAAATTGTTGGATTCCAAtgtgagaaatttttttattttaatgccaTATAATTTAGAACCACATAAGAAGAATACATATGTCCGTAGTCATTCAGGTGACGAAACTGACGATGTCATATAGATAgaattggaaaataaaatataaaaaaaaaaccttaagatCGAGTGATATCCAGagacttaaaaagaaaatgacaagtaCTTTGTAtgtaagtatttttattttgaataattttgtatagtaaatattaaatgcattttctatttataataattatacatttactttttcatttaaaattttctttgtagGTATAATAGGAAGATTTGTACGAAAATATAACAttgttcatttttctttatctagAATTCTAATTATTCTAGATGTCTTTAAGAAAGATAACGCAATTTAAACAATTTCTTCTTGATCATTTTGACTATAGATtgttatataaacaaaatatactaATGTGATCAATAAACGTGGTTATggacttttatttttctagttAGCTGATAGTATTAGATTAAAGGGGACAAAAACCCCAAGGCCGATTGAAGTCCTATTACATAACATTATTACATTACGACCCAAGATGACAAATGCAATGTCCCCAAAAACAAAGTGGTATGCAACAAGGCTATAAATATAtgactatttaaaatatattttgttaatagtGGTATGCAACAAATGCGAAGATACTCAAAAGAAAGAGTGGTAGTCAACATTCGAGTACGAGGCTCTCACGGGTTAGGTCAAGTTACGAATTTGATCACACttgaatataattaaagatGGGCCTTGGCTTTTTTTTGGCAGTTGCTATATCTACTCCCCTTTTCTATTTGTTTTCCGAAAAAATAACTCCCTTGTTTACTTAGAAAAGGAGAGTGGATAAACAAAGAAGGGGAGTGAATATAGCAatgatcttttctttttttcagagGTAGCCTGATTTGTTTTAAAAGTACATCCTTGGTCCAATTGATCGCCTTGCTTGGGCTACTGGGCTCACCTTGATGATATATGATCACTAAATATGAAAGCTGGGGGGAGTCAAACTGTTAATAAGAGCTTAAATCaagccaattttttttaagctgcaaaatttttttctctattgcATTGGTTTAAACTTGAAGTCTTGAACAGTTACCCATCAGAGCCGGCTAATGAAGGATTTGTGGAATTTACATGAAATTATAGGTTCAGactttgttgttattattatacaacacaaaaaaaagacTTGTCGAGCTTTGTTTCTTCTTGTCATTTTTGTAAGTTCACATAAGAAGGAGAATTATTGATAGAAGAAGCATATCATAGCTTTAGATGGCatcatttcttttataattgaaCAAGAAACAATAATCTTTACCTAACGAGAATATAAATATTCTCTTATATTATAAagagattaattttatttttattgttaaaattaaatattataaacattGAAGAGGAATTCACCTTATTGCAATATACTAATATCATATTAATAGAAAAGATGACATAATGAAGTGATTAAATCGTCAAGGGATCTAATTCTGATCGAATAGAGTGCATAAGTTATTGCAAGCATCCTGGCACGGTCTTTgattaccaataaaaaaaaataaagtgatgaAATCTTATTAGATGCATCTAAAGGTGTTTCacatttgttaatatataaattaaactctatAATAAACtcaaattactaaaatattacATGTAGGATGATATCacgtttgttgtttttttttaaacctgTTTCTAAAcctatcaaattaatattttttccttaattcGTAATTTAGCCCAagattatttttcctttaatcaacattatatttacaaatcataactaaattaaccttagatcaattaaaaaaaatttaaaaaaaattaagcctaaaaatttcaaatggttatatttcatattttattgataaagcaatatttcattaatcaaattgttattttattaaatattttacttatatttaaaattactagTTAACATGAGGTTAGTTTAAGTAAAATTGAGTTGCATTCTTTTATACAATGTCTCAAGTTcaaacattataaataaaaaaacataattgaaaGGAAATCAATCAAGTTCTTTACACAAATTAGTTATTAGTAGAATTGATACATTGATGATACGTGTCCTTTTCGAGCAAGGGAAGCTCCAGAGAAATttaggaagaggaagagaacGTAGCAAGCTAAACTGAATTCattattttctgatttttttgaCAGCACCGTTACAATCCATCTACATAACCGTATACTACACTAAGAACAGAATGAAGTAGGAATGCTAACAATTGTCAAATGCTTTCTAGAACCTACTTGCTTATTTACTTGGGCCTAGGCCTAATATCTAACGGTGAACATATGAAAATATTGGGCTGGACTCATGACCACCACTCATGTGCATACCCAACAGTGGTCGTATGATACATGCTCTacgtcaattgaaaaaaaaaaaacactagtaTTATATGCAAAATATCTATCAATAAATGTGTTTATTTCATGAATATCTCAGGAACCTGAAATTCCAGACGattcctttctttatttttatttttataatattaaatttgacaTATAGCCTAAGCCGGTGAGAAAGACATATACCAAATGTAGGTTCATATCAACATAACAGAGTTTCTGCATAAtttaccttctttttttttctgtcctCCCCAAGATGGATCTTTCTTCGACCAAAAAAAGAGCAATGCCAATTGGAAACAACTAGAGCTTCGCATCAATCATGGTTAATAACAGGTTTATGACTCATTCggtacaaaaaaaagaagaaaataacttACGTGGTCGGTTTAGGTTGGTGAAGTAAAAAGCGTGCGGTCCGTAATCCACTGTCCAGTTTCCACCTAGTGAAGTCTAGAACAGAATCCCGAATAGTACGACGCTGTTTGTTCCACGAACCCGATTCAAATGCTCCTGTAGTTGTAGCTTCTATATAACGCTTCCTTTGAATGCGAATAAATTCCAACATCAAGTAGCGCAAATCGCCACATGGTAGTAAAGTTAGCGTAGCACGCAAGTAACTCCCTTCCGTAATTAACATAAACACAGAATCCAAGAGGTATTGCAACTGGAATTCCATGGCGACGAGTGGGTCAGAGACAAAGCAAGTGATGGTGATTGGAATCGACGACAGTGATTTCAGCACGTACGCTCTCCAATGGACTCTGGATCACTTGCTATCCCCTGCAAATGTTCCTAAGttcaagatttttcttgtttatgcCAAGCCTTCTGTTGCCTCTGCTGTCGGTTTTGTTGGCCCTGGTAACTAACCCTTCATTGTCGTTCTTGTTGTTCATGGTGTTGGTTTCGTAATTAACGATGATGTTTTGCTTGCAGGAGCCGCTGAGGTGTTACCTGTTGTTGAGGCCGATTTGAGAAAAACAGCTGCCAAAATCACTGAACGTGCTACAGAACTATGCAAGAAGAAATCCGTATGCTATTTAATTTGATCCGATCGGTTTCTATTTCCAAACTttaatttgcatgtttttcaACCTTGTTTATGCACATATTTGTACGCTGTTTGCTTGCATGCATGCCACTTGTTTGGATATAGTAGAAAAGGTTAACAACGGAGAGAAGTAGACAAAGAACATAATAATCCATTactatataattaatgtattttgttAGTATGTGTTCTTCGGATGTGTgttaaatgattataaaaaagaaaagcagtataaaacaaacaaaataaatgattaatacTAATTTCAAtccttaacaatttttttttcctgaaaggCTAATCCTTAACATATTACGTAATAATACGTatgtataaagaaaatatttttttgatactCCTATTCTACCTGCTCGCTTAATTGGTAGTTATCATCTTTAATTGTACAGTTTTGATAcgtttatgttaatttttttttttttaaaaaaaaacaccagaCTATAGTATAGTAGACATGCATgtacaaacaaatttttttttgagcAAAGACAATTGGGATCACCTCTTTTGATTTCTTATCTCATTTCTTGTTCCCccaattaaaaaatgacatgatagattttgtttttttttttaagagttattCCCTAATCGAGGTTTGATTTCCATGATAAATCTTGTTTATTTAAGAATTTGAAAGTAATTAACCCTTTCTTACCCGAATCCTTCTGTGATCTTCATGCTTCCCTTGGAATTTGGAAGGAAGTAAGGGGGAAAAAGTATGAAAATTCTTATTTCTCATATATTGCCTAATGCCTGTCGGGTTTATTTTGCGTTTATAAATTAATTCTGTGACTTGTGAGGCATATATACCATATCCTCTGGTTCTGGACCCACGCTAACAATCTTCGTTGTGCTCCACGTGGGACATGATTGGATCTCACTCTATGGTACCAACAAGATGTAGCAGTAGTAGTTCAGTACTATATATGCTGTTCCAATTTTAACTTAATGATGCATCATTCTCAGAGCTGCAGAGTGGTACCTCAAATACCTTTTGTCTTCGTTTAATGAAAGAAGCTAATATCATTGTCAGGATCCGTCACATCCTAGTTCCTAAGCCATGCCCAAGTTGCATCTCATggttcattaattttaattaatggcTTCAATAGTGCACCCATCCTTCTAGGAAAATGTGATTTGCCTTTTTAGTTTTCCAGTTTgagggaaaaaaacaaaaatacagaTAAGATATAATGTTGTATCAatttacttcattttttatgttgaagaacaacaaaattttatatattataatgcgTGGCCTGTGTATACCTGTGCAATTACTATCCGATGGCTAATTTAAACAGGTAAATGACGTAGCAGTGGAAGTGCTAGAAGGTGATCCTAGAAATGTTCTTTGCGAGGCAGTGGAAAAGCACCAAGCTTCAATGTTGGTTGTGGGTAGTCATGGTTATGGGACTTTAAAAAGGtacaaattcattaattttggtcctagtaattatttttatgttgctTTGTAATGATATAGGTCATATAAGagtatgacaatttttttttatgaaatttgtgAACGGGCTAAGATATAATTCCATGAATATAGTAAATTGTGTTCTAACATTCTCAAAAAAACCAACATCATGCAAACTAAATTTGCCAAGAACATGAGTAAGATATTAGTTATCACACCTTAAATCCATGGGAATTATTGGCCGCTCCtttgttttattgtttgtttttttgctgCAGAAGCCAGATTGGCAGTTTTAGTCTTCGTAGTTAGCACATAGTATAGTTTTTGGGCTCATCTTTAACAGATATCTACAATCATTGTCACTTCAATTCATGGAAACTTTTTCACACGCTAGctattttagttgttttatgaAAGCCAGGTCTTCACTtcaaaatatcttaattcagCTTTGCTTTGACACTACCTTTATTTGCAGAGCGGTTTTAGGTAGTGTAAGTGACTATTGTGCTCATCATGCTCACTGCACTGTCATGATCGTGAAGAAACCAAAGCACAAACACTGATCTCAATCGTTGGCTCCGATTAAATAGCAGTGCACATAAATCTTTTCAGCAACAGGGAAAATAAATGTTCTTAAGAATTCATAATATTGTTTTCTGCATGCCTAGCTGACTTTGTGGTTTAAGgttcatttacttttttattttcaaagttacAACCCACAAATAATGTATGTAAGCACAATACTTTTTCCTTCACGGCCACTGGTGGTGCTTGGTTTATTTTGTTCAAGagcaatttatttaaataaatgtcaCTGTTGTGTGTGTATAACTCATGAAAGTTGTGAATTTGTCGCATTAAAttgacttgttttttttttttttcttctcatttctcgtatataaaatttatgaatagGGTCGATTCAATCGACAATTGCCAATTGGTCATGTAGTTTAGTTTTTTATGGTAAAATGGTGGTAATGAGATTTTGAAGTTATTCAAATGTTCGAACCCTTCATTCCTAATGACTTAATTTATCATGCAGTATAATTCAGAAACTaatttcctctgattcagaactTCTAATTATAGCCTCaaagcttttttttattattataaaattaaggttAGAGTGGTGAGAGACGAAAGGGAAATCCCAACTAAATTGTATTCCCCGAAAGATCTCATACACACACAAactcaaaagaaaataagaaaaaagttaaaaatttggAGGACTATATCAAAACCCATAAGAAAACTAACGAACCTTAGAGTTAGATAAAAATTGTCTCTCTCTAAAAAATTCGTCCTTTAGATTTTATTAACGTTGTTGTAAATTTCTTGATGCAGTGAATATAGTATAGTTTTTATTATGAGATTTTCTgtcaagttaaaaaatttaatctccttttatgttataaatatttaattactctTCTGTTCcttgtatttattataattaaattattatgttatattatttttaaataaaattaatattcatctggtatttcaaataaagtttgatAGCATTCCAAATTTGAAACTAACATGGAAAATCTAATCAAATAGTGACCTTAAGAATCAGATAAATGAATTAACCACACTTgaatcaataaacaaaataagataactaCTCTTAATCTTAATGGCATAAGTTAAGAGATATCTTCAAAATATTCATGAATCTTGTTTATTGTTGAGCAAACAACTCCAAAGATACTCATGGGGATAAGAAATGATGATctacttgaataatttattgcTTATTAGCTTTGATCGATCACATTTACTACTGTCGATTAAatttgtaagaatttttttaggagtgaatttaagatatttaaatctaattattagaaatagtGTGTCTTGTGCAACActagtttatttcttttttatccacAGTGAAATAGTGTGCCAAGAGAGATAGAAGGAAGTCAGAGACATAGGTGAAATGAGTaacagaaaaaaagaaaggggtCCATGAGTGATGAAGGACCAAAGGAGGAGTGAAGAGGAACAGCACATGACATGAAATTAAGATAAAGcagaaccacacaaggacaagcCAACAACCACCAGTGAATGTGATGCTTCGTCATCAGTCACCCTTCCCTACTTTTAATTCAACTTGTCCCTTCATGCCATCCCCCTCTAGCACTTCATTTCCTTATCTCGACAATCTCCATAAAACACGCAATCTCTTGTCCAAATATGAGCAACAAAAACACACAAACGCCTTTGATATCAAAACTCAGTTACTTTCACCcccatacaaaaaaataaaaatcattggcTCAAAGAGAATAATACACAACCATCTTTCAAGTCGGAATTGAGTGATTTCTATTTTTCACCTTtgccaaaaataaaacattttgatctTCTGTTTCATTCTTTTTGTTTCAATCATTATATTTTTCACTCATTTGAATTTTAGTCCTTACACTCAACGCACTAATTTTAGTCCATACATTTTCACtcggctgaaaaataaaaatgtcatgATAACTCGACGCCTGCCTAATATTTACGGGTTTTATTATATAGAGAGATAGATATGGAACATAACCCCGAGAGAAAAACTCGATTGATCAAAACGTAAATGGATTATAGAAGCATTTTATGGGAGATAAAAAAGTGATACAAAATTTGTTTAGACAAGGACCATGGTGGGCAGAAACAGAGACTCAATTAAATATAAGGATTTCGCCTACACGTTCGAACGAGTTTATTATCccaaatttatttgtaaaaaaaacttacGGACTCTTATTGTtattcaaatcaaatccaaCTAGTAAAGTTTTCGGGTCTTTTAATAAAGTGTGAAATTATACACACACAATGTAGAGGGGGACCGGGACTCATCAAGggagagaaataaataaatctttaaccatttcatataaataaacataactaacttcacaatttaattttaacccTCAAAAAATACTTCTCTAACTTCTCTATATCATACATTCATCTCACATTTGTAAATTCAAACCATTCAATCATACATAAAAGGTCaatatttaaaactaatcaATCATAGCATGTTATCATCTAAGTAActtaaaccaatttttttttagtaactaTATTATTGATTCAAAGTATCTATTGATTTTACCGATGATTAATCCCTATCGGAAAACTTAGCTTATCACTTTTAGTGAGATTCACCCATCCTTCCAATCACTGATTTTTCATCCACAAAACTCGAATTTGAGACCTTTACTTAAATAGACCGAGTCCAATACCACTTGAACCAACAACTACTTTGAAAACCAAATTATACTTATAAATATAAGACAATATCAAATAAACTGGCATAATTAACCAAATAGCACATGTTTTTGACATTTAACAGTCTATTACAGAAATCTAGGGTCCTTCAAATCCTCAATATTAAAACTAAGACGCCAATAGGTCAGAAGTCTCAAGTTCAATTAAAAAGAAGATCAAATATAAAACCCAAATGCCTTTTTTGGCTAATGTCAATTTTACTAGAAAAACTTGGTAGCACTCACCATCATCCACAACTTCTTCAATTGCAACAATCAGAGCTTACCTGCCAGACAAAGGCCCAATTAAATCAAAACAAGTTTGAGTATAAATCCAACacccaaacaaaatttaaattgactAAGCCAAAGAAcgcaaaggtaaaatcatccaGAAAAATATCAGCAATTTAAGATAGAGACCGAGACAAACTCTTGCTCCTGCTCCTGCTCCTACTTGGACTCCTGCTAGCACTGCGTTTTTTGGGGCTTTTATTACGCTGGCAAAGAACACAATTAATTGGGGAAGGCATAAGATTGACCCAGTGTACCAAAACTGTACAGAAAAACTTCAAAATATGCTTTCTAACGCACTATACAATACCCACCCTCCACAGTAATACCAAAATTTCTTTGAAGCCACAAGAATTCACCATGTTAAAAAGCCCACATGTTTTGCCATTATACATGGCTTAAAAGAGTAAAAAACCAAGCAACACATTCTATTATGCAAATCACATCATCTGACTCAGTCAAGACAAGACATTCAATATAATAATGTTCAATCGATGTTGAGAAAATTCACTCACCGGAGGCAATGGAGACCTGGACCTGGACCGTGATCTGCAAAAGTTCCACAAACAACAGAATTTAAAATCCACAAGTTCCCTTATCAAATTGATCCGACAGCCTTGATGCCTCTCCCATGTCACAGTTAACATATCCAAGGAGGTAAAAACAAgcatcataaaatataaaacagacTAACAaagagaagacaaaaaaaatagacattGATGGAAAAGTAATGAAAATAGACCATCTCAGTGTGACATTAAGGCACCAATTATCGGGAGAAAAGAAATCTTCCCTACAGCACCACAAAATCCAGAGAATCCAGATAGTGCATCCTATTGGCTTGGCAAATCCAGATAGTCCCTATTGCTCATTGGTGGTGATTTTCAAATCCAATTGCCTTTATACACAATCCAGCTCTAAAATGGCAATCCATGATCTCCTTGGTTCCCAATCTAGCACCCATGGACATTTACATGCTAAAAGTATTAGAACAGATGTACTGTGAAGGTATCCAAAGTCGCCCattctaaaaaatatcataCCTCCACAACAAAATGAGTTGCAGACAATTGAACCAAATCCCACCAAGATCCTAATTTCCAATTTCCAGTATGCTGCAAGTTTCCatatctaagaaaaaaaaacataggaatcttcacaaaaacaaaaaggaaactgAGAGAACACTCCGACACCGAGGCAAGTTTCACTAAGTTTCGCACGAACAAAGAAAGACAGGGAAAAATTGACAGGGAGGGAATGTGAAGAGAGCAACAGTTTTGTGTCTGGAAAAATTATTGAATCTGAAG encodes the following:
- the LOC114399807 gene encoding universal stress protein A-like protein, producing MATSGSETKQVMVIGIDDSDFSTYALQWTLDHLLSPANVPKFKIFLVYAKPSVASAVGFVGPGAAEVLPVVEADLRKTAAKITERATELCKKKSVNDVAVEVLEGDPRNVLCEAVEKHQASMLVVGSHGYGTLKRAVLGSVSDYCAHHAHCTVMIVKKPKHKH